ATATCGCTCCGGTCGAAGGGCGTGATGAAAGTGCGCCGCACCGCCAGCATGACGTCGCGGGCGATGTCGTCGGCTCTCTGCTCCTCGGCGGCAATGCGCGCGATCTCGGCCTTGATGTCGCCCTGGCCGTTGAGCAGCTTTTCGAGGGCATGCGCACCCGCCACCAGGGTTGCGGCATGTTGCTCGAACAGGTCGTAGAACTTCTCTTCCTTCGGCAACAGGGCCTGGAACCAGCCGAGCATAATGGGCCTCGCGAACGCCTCGACACGATGTCACAATCGGCGATAGGCCCGTGAAATCACTCTGTAAAGGGATTGTGACAGGAGTTCACAGTTTCGCGGCGGGCGGGATCGGTGCCGGCTCCGTCCGCCGTGCTGAAAGTCATTCGCTGCGTCAGGCGTCCAGGCCCTGGACGCCTTCATGGGCCAGCAGCCAGCGCTTGCGCTCGATGCCGCCGCCATAACCGGTCAGTGTCGCATCGGCACCGATCAGGCGGTGGCACGGCACGACGATCGAGATCGGATTGGAGCCATTGGCGTGACCGACGGCGCGGGCGGCATTGGCGCGGCCGAGCTGGGCGGCCAGCGCGCCATAACTCATGGTCCGGCCGACCGGGATCCGACGCAGCGCCGCCCAGACCTCGGTCTGGAAGGGCGTTGTCCTGGTGGCGACCGGAATAGCGTCGATGGCCGTGAGATCACCGTCGAAATAGGCGGCGAGCGCCTGGCTGGCCGCCGAGGGTTTGGTCGCGGCATGCAGCCGGACGGCATAGGCGCCGTAGTAGCGACGTATCAGCTGATGCATGCGGTCTTCGTGGTCCTGCCAGTCGGCCGCGCGCAGGCATCCGTCATCGTCGGCGACCACGAGCATGCGGCCGGTGGGCGTCTCGATATGCTCCAGCTGGAAGGTCTGTAAGGGCAAGGCAAATGGCTCCGCAGGATATCCCGGCACAATGGCTCTCTTGCCATCGCTCGTCTGGCGGTTTTCGGACATGGCCATCGGCAATCTTGCCCCCGCTGACCATGTCCGAAAACCGCTAGACCGCGATCGCTATCGGCTGCAGCATGTCGCCATGGATCTCGATCACGACGCTTGCTACCGGGCCATCAGCCTGCGCGATGCCCGTTTCGACGGGCGGCTGTTCACCGCCGTCAAGACCACCGGCATCTACTGCCGGCCGATCTGTCCTGCGCGCACGCCGCGCTCCGAGAACATCATCTTTTTTGGCACCGCCGCTGCGGCGCAGGAGGCTGGCTTTCGCCCTTGCCTGCGCTGCCGGCCGGAGACGGCGCCGGATCTCGGTGCCTGGCGGGGCACGTCGAACAGTGTCTCGCGTGCGCTGGCCCTGATCGAGCTGGGCGCGCTCGATTCCGGCGATGTCGAAGCCTTGGCCGGCCGGCTCGGGCTTGGCGAACGGCAGCTCCGCCGCTTGTTCCGCCAGCATCTCGGCGCCTCGCCGATTGCGGTCGCCCAGACCCGCCGGGTGCTGCTGGCCAAGCAGCTCATTCATGAGACGCGCCTGCCCATGGCCGAGATCGCCTTTGCCTCGGGTTTCGGCAGCATTCGCCGTTTCAACGAGACCTTCCTTGCGTTGTTCGGCCGGCCACCCGGCGATCTCCGGCGCCGCGCCGGACCCGACATATCCGCGGGATCTCAAGGCGAGGTCAGCCTGCGTCTCCGCTACCAGCCGCCCTATGACTGGCCGGCCATGCTGGCTTTCCTGTCGGCCCGCGCCATTGCCGGCATCGAGCATGTCGAAGGCCAGACCTACTGGCGCAGCATCGCGCTCGACGGCGTGCAAGGGGTCCTGTCGGTCAGCCCGGCGGACGGCAACGCGCTCGCCGCGACCATTCGTTTTCCCAGGCTGTCGGCCTTGCCGGCGATCATTGCCAGGCTCAGGCGCGTTTTCGATCTGGCCGCCGATCCGCGGGCCATCACCGCCCACCTCGCCGAAGATCCGGCGCTGGCGCCGCTGGTCTCGGCCCGGCCGGGGCTGCGCGTGCCGGGCGCCTGGGACGGTTTCGAGCTGGCGATGCGGGCGGTCCTCGGGCAGCAGATCACGGTCGCCGCCGCCATCCGGCTCGCCGGCCGGCTGGTTCAGGCCCATGGCATGCCGCTCGCCGAACCGACGGGCCATTTGACCCATGTCTTCCCGACGCCCGACGTTCTCGCGGTTGCCGACCTGAGGACCCTCGGCATGCCCGCGAGCCGTGCCGCGACGCTCTCCGCGGTCGCCGCCGCGGTGGTTGCCGACCCCGACCTGTTCGGCGCAACCCGCGAGCTCGACGAGGCCGTTGACCGGCTGCGTGCCATCAAGGGTGTCGGTCAATGGACGGCGCACTACATCGCGCTTCGCCAGTTGCGCGAGCCGGACGCCTTTCCGGCCGCCGATATCGGCCTCATGCGCGCCATGGCCGATCAGGACGGCCGGCGGCCGGCGGCAAACGAACTGATGGCGCGGGCCGAGCGGTGGCGGCCATGGCGCGCCTATGCCGCCCAGCATCTCTGGGCATCCGAATAGGCGCTGCCGCTGCTCAGGCCGGCGGCGGCCGACCGGCAAGGCCGGTCTCGTTGGTCGGCTTGGACATCAGCGACAAGGCCGGCGCAAGCCCGGCGAACAGCGGCAGCGCCGCGCCCCCCAGTGCCGGCGTCTCCAGATCGACCTCGGCTTGCAGGATCGGGATCCGGCGCGGCCCGGCCGGAATGCCGTCGGCCGCGAGCCTGCGCATCAGGCCGGCAAGCAGCGGCTCCGGAATGATGCCGCCAATCACGATCGCCTGCGGATCGAGCAGGTTCGACACGATCACCGAGGCGGTGCGCAGGTGGCGGGCGGCGAGGTCCATCCAATCTCCGAGCGCCGGCGCGCTTGATGCCAGCGCCTGGACATCGACCTGGGCTTCGCCTTCGGCGAGGCCGCCAAGGGCAGCCTGGGCCGCCGACAGCGAAGCATAACGTTCGAGGCAGCCACGGTTGCCGCAGGCGCAGGCGCGGCCGCCGGGATCGACAACGACATGGCCGAGTTCGCCGGCGCGTCCGGCGCTGCCACGATAGGGGTGGCCGGACAGGATCATGCCGCCGCCGACGCCGACGCCGACATAGATGTAGAAGAAATCGCGCAGGCGCCGGCCGACGCCATAGAGCTGTTCGCCGACCGCAGCGGCGGTCGCGTCGTTTTCCACCAGCACCGGCATGTCCAGGCTCTCGGCGAGCCGTGCGGTGATCGGAAAATCCTGCCAGGCCGGCATGGAGCTCGGGCCGAAGGCGACCGGCGCGCCGTCCTCGAACACCATGGGCATGGCGACGCCGGCGCCCCAGATGCGTTCGCGCGCCGCGCCTTCCTTGGCCGCCATGGCGCGAACCGTCCGGGCGATGACCGGCAGCACGGCATCAGGCTTCAGGCCGTCGATCGCGATGGTCGACTGATGGCGCTGGCGGCCGGACAGATCGACCAGCACGACGACCAGCCGGCGATGATCGATCGACAGGCCGAAGGTGAAGCCGCCCTCGGGATTAAGCGCCAGATCGAGCGCCGGCGCGCCCCGGCCGCCCTGGCGCCGGCCCTCTTCGCGCAGCATGCCGGCGGCCGCAAGCTCCTCGGCGATGTTCGAGATGGTCTGCACGGAAAGGCCGGTGCGGCGGGTGATGTCGGCGCGTGACAAAGGCCCGTGCAGCCGGATGGTCTCCAAGACCACGCGACGGTTGAAGGCGCGCGCATGGCCGAGATTGGTGCCGCCGCCCGTGGATGTCGCCATCGCGTCTGAACCCTGTTGCCACGCCGCCGGCTCGATGATTAAATCAATTTGATTGAATAATCATTCGGCGGCTTTCGAGAAAGAGCTTCTGGCAAAATGAGCGCGCTCGAGAAAGAGGACCCGCTGCGGTTGGGCATGATCGGCGCCGGTTTCATGGCGCAATTCCACCTGCGTGCGCTCATTGGCGTGCGCAATGTGGTGCTGGCCGGGGTGGTGTCGACGACCGCGGCGCGGCGCGAGGCCTTAGCGGCCGAAGCCAATGCCGCCGGGCTCGGACCCTGCAGGGCCTATCCGGATCTTCAGGCCATGCTCGAATCGGGCGCTGTCGATGCGGTGTGGATCGTCAGTCCGAACCACACGCGGCTCGCGGTGATGCGAACGATCCATGCCGCGCGCAAGGCTGGCCGAACCCAGGTCTTCGCGGTCGCTTGCGAGAAGCCCCTGGCGCGCACGCTCGGCGAAGCCCGTGAGATGCTGGCCCTGGCTGAAGATGCCGGGCTGTTGCATGGCTATCTCGAGAACCAGCTGTTCTCGACGGCGGTCCAGCGCGGCCATGACATCATCTGGCGCCGTGCCGTGCCCAATGCCGGCAGGCCCTATCTCGCCCGCGCAACGGAGGAGCATTCCGGCCCGCACGAACCCTGGTTCTGGGACGGCGAGCGCCAGGGCGGCGGCGTGCTCTCCGACATGATGTGCCATTCGGTCGAGGTTGCCCGCTATCTGCTGACCGCGCCAGGTGAGCGGCGCGATGTGCTGAAGCTCACCAGCGCCAATGCGACGGTCTCGACCTTGAAGTGGCGTCGGCCGGCCTATGCCGAAAAGCTTCGCCGGCGCACCGGCGGCGAGATCGACTATGCCAATCGGCCGGCCGAAGATTTCGCCCGCGGCCTGCTGACCCTGCAGGACCCGGACGGCAATGAAGCGGTGATCGAGGCGACAACGTCCTGGGCCTATGTCGGCCCCGGCCTGCGCATCACGCTGGAGCTGCTTGGGCCGGAATATTCCATGGAGTTCAATTCGCTCTCCACCGGGCTCAAGATCTTCCTGTCGCGCGAGGTCACCGGCAGCGCCGGCGAGGACCTGGTCGAGAAACAGAATGCCGAGCAGGGCCTGATGCCGGTGCTCGACGACGAGGCCGGCATCTACGGCTACACCCTGGAGAACCGCTATTTCGTCGACTGTTTCCGTGCCCGCCGCATGCCGGTGGAGAGCTTTGCCGACGGCGTCGCCGTGGTCGAGATGCTGATGGCGCTCTACCGCTCGGCCGAGCTCGGGCGGACCATCGCGCTGCCGGATCCGGATCTCGAGGATTACGTGCCGCCGGTGGCGCGGCCAAAAGAACAATAACAGCAGCCTGAACACGACGGACGGAGGAGGACAGCATGACGGGTTTGACGCGACGCACCGCGCTCGGTGGGCTGGCAACGGCAGGGCTTGCCGCCGGCGGACTGGCCGGCCGGGCCAAGGCGCAAACGGCGGTGACGCTGAAGATTGCCTATCCCGCTTGGGACAGCACCGAGCAGCAGAAGGCGGTGACCGGCATTTTCGCCGATTACGAACGGCTCAACCCGAATGTGAAGATCGAGCTGATCTCTTTGCCGTTCCCGGTCCTGCGCCAGCGCCTGGTGGTCTCCGCGCGTGCCGGCGATCCGCCCGACATCGCCTATTGCGACGGCCGCTGGGTGCCTGAAATGGCCGCGCCCGGCCTGTTGCAGGACATCACCCAGGAGGTCGGCAAGCTCGACCGCGCGGACTGGTACGAGGAGCCCTGGCGCGGCGCCACGCTGAACCAGCGGCTGTTCGCCGTGCCTGACCGCATCGATCCCTGGATGGTCTACTACAACACCGATCTGTTCGAGAAGGCCGGCATCGCCACCTTCCCGAAAACCATGGAGGAACTGGCCGAGACGGCGAAGAAGCTGACTATCGGCGGCGTCTATGGCTGGGGGCTTCTCGGCGCCAAGGATGCCAGCCTGATCAGCCGCTACATCAATTTCCTCTATGCCTTCCACGGCGACCTGTTGACGCCGGACGGCAAGAAGTCGGCCTTCGCCCAGCCGGAATCGATTGCGGCCCTGCGCTTCTATACCGACCTGCTGGTCAAGCATAAGGCCGCCCAGCCTTCCGCCATGGCCAATGGCCTGAACGACGTCAATCAGCTGTTCCTGACCGGCCGCGCCGCCATGATCATTGACGGTCCCTGGCGCGCCGGCTCGCTGCGCGAGCAGGCGCCGAACCTCAAATGGTCGGTGGCGCAATTGCCGCCGGCGGCCGGCAAATCGCCGCGCTACCTGACCTCGTCCTGGTACTACGCCATGTTCAAGGGCGGCCGGAACCAGGCCGAGGCCTTCCGCTTCGTCGAATTTCTGCTGAAGCCGGAAAACATGGCGAAGAGCGTGGTGACCTTGCCGGCGCGAAAATCGGCGGCGCGCGACGCCCGCTTCGCCACGCCGGCCTATGCCCCCTGGCTCGCCGCCGTGCCGGCGGCCATTCCCTTCACCGTCACCGCCAAATTCACCGAGATCGCCGATGTCGTCGGCGATGCCGTGCAGCAGGTGCTGGCCGGCCGGGCGACCGCGGAAGCGGCGGCGGCCGACGCCAGCAAGCGCATTGACGGTCTCCTCGCCTAACCAACAGGACATGCCCCGATGAGTTCTTCACCTGTACGGGTGGCCATGCTCGGAACCGGTTTCATCGCCGAGTTCCGGGCCCAGGTTTACGCGCGTCTCGACGGCGCCAAGGTCGTGTCCGTGCTCGGTCGGGACCGGACCAAGGCCGAGGCTTTTGCCGGGCGGACGCGGATCGGCCACGTCGCCACGAGCTGGGACGAATTGATGGAGGGACCCGAATTCGACGCGGTCGACCTCTGCCTGCCGAACCACCGGCACCGCGAATATGGGCTGCTCGCCGCAGCGGCCGGCAAGCACATCCTGTGCGAGAAGCCGCTCGGCCGCACCGAGGCCGAGGCGATCGAGATGTTTCAGGCCGTCGAGAAGGCCGGTGTCGTCCACGCCTATGGCGAGAACATGATCTATGCGCCGGACTTCCGCGAGATCCTCGACATCGTCGACCAGGGGGTGATCGGCAAGCCGTTGTGGCTGCGCGGCAAGGAGGCCCATTTCGGCCCGCATTCGCCCTGGTTCTGGCAGAAGGAGCTGTCGGGTGGCGGCGCGCTGATCGACATGGGCTGCCATCTGATCGCGGTGTTCAACATGCTGCTCGGCAAGGCGCCCGAGGCGGTGCTCGCCCATACGCCGACGCTGTTTCACGATACCGATTGCGAGGACCATGCGATCGCGTTGATGCGCTATCCCGGCGGAGCCATCGGCCAGTGCGAGGCCTCGTGGATCCAGCGCGGCGGCATGCAGGTGACCCTCGAGATCAATGGCGAGGACGGCATGATCGCTTATGACCGTGCCGGCATCACCCAGCCGATCAAGGTGTTCACCCGGTCGAGGACCGAACGCTATTTCAGCGAGAAGCTGGAGAACGACCGCGGCTGGCTGTTCCCGACCGTCGATGAATATTGGCGCTACGGCTATTTCGACCAGATCCACCATTTCATTGACTGTATCCGCACCGGCGCCCGCCCGAAGGTGACCTTCGCCGACGGCGTGGTGGTCAACCGGATCATGGACGCGGCCTACAGATCGGCGGCGACCGGGACCTGGCAGCCGATCGCCGCCTGATGCGCGCGCTCGCCAACAATCCGACGCTGCGCGGCTATCTGTTCGCCGCGCCGCTGATGGTCGTCCTGGCCGCGGCTGTCGTGCTGCCGGCGCTCTACAATGCGGTGCTTGCCTTCTGGCGCTATGACGCGATGCGCGACAATTGGCGTTTTGTCGGCGCGGCCAATTTCACCGCCCTGGTCGACGCGCCGGCCTTCTGGAACGCCTTGTCGGTGACCGGCATCTGGGTCGTCGGCAATGTCGCCCTGCAGCTTGCGCTCGGCCTTGCCGTGGCGCTGGCGCTCAACACCGTCACCAGCTTCCGGGCGCTTTACAGCGCCGTCGTCATGGTGCCCTGGGTGTCGTCCTTCGTCATCGTCGCGGTGGTCTTCCTCTGGCTCTACCATCCCGACCTCGGCGTCTTGAACGACGTGCTGACGCGGCTCGGTCTGATCGACCAGCCGGTGGCCTGGCTGGCTTCGCCCGGGCTTGCCCAGTTCTCGCTGATCCTGGCCAATACCTGGAAGTTCTTCCCGCTGGTGGCGATCACGCTGTTCACCGGTCTGCAGGCGATCCCGCGCGAGCTGAGCGAGGCGGCGACCATTGACGGCGCCGGGCGTTGGCAGACGCTGCGTTATGTCATCGTCCCGATGCTCGCTCCGTCGATTGCGACCGCGGTGCTGTTGTCGACGATCTGGGCTTTCAATGCCTTCACCCTGTCGATCATCATGACCGGCGGCGGGCCTTTGCGCGCGACCGAGGTGATCGGGCTCTACATCTACAAGGTTGCCTTCGATTCCTTCGATTTCGGCCTTGCCGCGGCGGCCTCAATGGTGCTGTTCGTGCTGATCCTGGCGGTCACCCTGGTTTATCTGCGCGTTGCCGATCCGGCGCGCGGCCGGCGGGGCTGACCGATGTCCGGCCCCAGGCTCGCCCATCTCATGGCCCATCTGACGCTGGTCGCCACGACCGTCTTCGTGCTGTTTCCTTATGCCTGGATGGTGGTCACCAGCATCAAGCCGGTCGCCGATGTCGTGTCCTTCCCGATCATCTGGTGGCCGGCCCGCCCGACGCTCGACAATTACGCCGCCATCCTCGCCGATCCGCGCTTCCTGCGTTCGTTGTTCAACAGCGCCGTGGTGGCGATCGCGGTCACCGGGCTGAGCCTCGCCTTGTCGATTCCGGCCGCCTACGGCCTGACCAGGCTCGCCCGGCGCGGCAGCCGCCCCATGCTGATCGGCATCCTGGCCTCGCAGTTCTTCCCGCCCATGGTGTTTTTCGTGCCGTTCTACATCATCCTGCAGACGGTCGGTCTCCTGAACACGCTGAGCGGCCTGGTCTTCGCCTATCTCTCGGTGACCTTGCCGATCTGCACCTGGATGATCGCCACGTCGCTGCGCGACATTCCCGTGGAAATCGAGGAGGCGGCCCGTATCGACGGCTGCGGCGATATCGCCATGATCCGGCGGATCATTCTGCCGATCGCGGCGCCCGGCGTGGTCACGGCCGGCATCTTCGCCTTCGTCCTGTCCTGGCAGGAATATATCTTCGCGCTGCTCTACACCACGTCGGAGCGGGCGCAGACCGCCCCGGTGCTGATGTTCTATCTGCTCGGCCAGCACCAGATCGACTACGGCCGCCTGATGGCGGCCGCCGTGCTCCTGAGCATTCCCATCGCCGTGCCCTTCGCGCTGATCCAGCGGCTCTACCGCAGCGGATTGACCGATGGCGGCATCAAAGGGTGACATGACCATGCCGATTTCAGCCTTCATTCGCGAGCAGCCCGGTGCGGTCGACCGCTCGATCGCGGCGGCCGGCCGCTTTGCCGAAACCTGGCTGCCGCCGGCCTTCGACGGCATCGCGCTGGTCGGCAGCGGCTCCTCGTTCAACGCCCTGACGGTCGCACGCCCGCGTTTCGTCGCCTCTCGGCGCGGCGCCGTGCTGGTCCACGAACCGCAGGATTTCGTCGCCGAGCTCGGCCATCGGGCCGGCCGCCGGCCACTCGTCTTCGTCCTCTCGCAGAGCGGCGCCAGTGCAACCACGATCGCGGCCGCCCGCGCCGCGGTCGAGGCCGGCTTGCCGACGCTCGCCATCACCGCCGCGGCGGAGGCGCCGCTCGGCGCGACCGGTGCCGAGCTCCTGGTCATGCCGGTCGGCGACGAACCGGTCGGACCCAAGACCAAAGGGTTTCTCGGCTCGGTCGCCATGCTCATGGTGCTGGCCGAAGCGCTCGGCGCGCCACCCGCGCCGCGGCTGACCGGTATCGGCCTGGCACCGCTGATCGAGCCGGCCCGCGCTGCCGCCGCCGGGCTGGCGGCCGGACTTGCCGGAGCCGACATGCTGATCGTCGCCGGCCGGCGCGCCCATTACGGCGTGGCGCTGGAAGCCACGTTGAAGATCGCCGAGATGGCCGGCCTGCCGACGACAGGGCTGCCCACCGAGGAGCTGCTGCATGGCCGGCTGCACGGCCTGACCGAACGGGGCCTGGCCATCGTCATCGCGGAGGGGGCCGAGGAGGTGGCGGAGGCCGAGACGGCCGCCGCCGCCATGGCCCGGCGCGGCTGCCGGGTGCTGGTGATGAACCCGGCCGGCTCG
This portion of the Phreatobacter stygius genome encodes:
- a CDS encoding Gfo/Idh/MocA family protein; the encoded protein is MSSSPVRVAMLGTGFIAEFRAQVYARLDGAKVVSVLGRDRTKAEAFAGRTRIGHVATSWDELMEGPEFDAVDLCLPNHRHREYGLLAAAAGKHILCEKPLGRTEAEAIEMFQAVEKAGVVHAYGENMIYAPDFREILDIVDQGVIGKPLWLRGKEAHFGPHSPWFWQKELSGGGALIDMGCHLIAVFNMLLGKAPEAVLAHTPTLFHDTDCEDHAIALMRYPGGAIGQCEASWIQRGGMQVTLEINGEDGMIAYDRAGITQPIKVFTRSRTERYFSEKLENDRGWLFPTVDEYWRYGYFDQIHHFIDCIRTGARPKVTFADGVVVNRIMDAAYRSAATGTWQPIAA
- a CDS encoding carbohydrate ABC transporter permease, translated to MRALANNPTLRGYLFAAPLMVVLAAAVVLPALYNAVLAFWRYDAMRDNWRFVGAANFTALVDAPAFWNALSVTGIWVVGNVALQLALGLAVALALNTVTSFRALYSAVVMVPWVSSFVIVAVVFLWLYHPDLGVLNDVLTRLGLIDQPVAWLASPGLAQFSLILANTWKFFPLVAITLFTGLQAIPRELSEAATIDGAGRWQTLRYVIVPMLAPSIATAVLLSTIWAFNAFTLSIIMTGGGPLRATEVIGLYIYKVAFDSFDFGLAAAASMVLFVLILAVTLVYLRVADPARGRRG
- a CDS encoding carbohydrate ABC transporter permease — its product is MSGPRLAHLMAHLTLVATTVFVLFPYAWMVVTSIKPVADVVSFPIIWWPARPTLDNYAAILADPRFLRSLFNSAVVAIAVTGLSLALSIPAAYGLTRLARRGSRPMLIGILASQFFPPMVFFVPFYIILQTVGLLNTLSGLVFAYLSVTLPICTWMIATSLRDIPVEIEEAARIDGCGDIAMIRRIILPIAAPGVVTAGIFAFVLSWQEYIFALLYTTSERAQTAPVLMFYLLGQHQIDYGRLMAAAVLLSIPIAVPFALIQRLYRSGLTDGGIKG
- a CDS encoding ABC transporter substrate-binding protein, with the protein product MTGLTRRTALGGLATAGLAAGGLAGRAKAQTAVTLKIAYPAWDSTEQQKAVTGIFADYERLNPNVKIELISLPFPVLRQRLVVSARAGDPPDIAYCDGRWVPEMAAPGLLQDITQEVGKLDRADWYEEPWRGATLNQRLFAVPDRIDPWMVYYNTDLFEKAGIATFPKTMEELAETAKKLTIGGVYGWGLLGAKDASLISRYINFLYAFHGDLLTPDGKKSAFAQPESIAALRFYTDLLVKHKAAQPSAMANGLNDVNQLFLTGRAAMIIDGPWRAGSLREQAPNLKWSVAQLPPAAGKSPRYLTSSWYYAMFKGGRNQAEAFRFVEFLLKPENMAKSVVTLPARKSAARDARFATPAYAPWLAAVPAAIPFTVTAKFTEIADVVGDAVQQVLAGRATAEAAAADASKRIDGLLA
- a CDS encoding Gfo/Idh/MocA family protein translates to MSALEKEDPLRLGMIGAGFMAQFHLRALIGVRNVVLAGVVSTTAARREALAAEANAAGLGPCRAYPDLQAMLESGAVDAVWIVSPNHTRLAVMRTIHAARKAGRTQVFAVACEKPLARTLGEAREMLALAEDAGLLHGYLENQLFSTAVQRGHDIIWRRAVPNAGRPYLARATEEHSGPHEPWFWDGERQGGGVLSDMMCHSVEVARYLLTAPGERRDVLKLTSANATVSTLKWRRPAYAEKLRRRTGGEIDYANRPAEDFARGLLTLQDPDGNEAVIEATTSWAYVGPGLRITLELLGPEYSMEFNSLSTGLKIFLSREVTGSAGEDLVEKQNAEQGLMPVLDDEAGIYGYTLENRYFVDCFRARRMPVESFADGVAVVEMLMALYRSAELGRTIALPDPDLEDYVPPVARPKEQ
- a CDS encoding AlkA N-terminal domain-containing protein; this encodes MGVSICSSWKVCKGKANGSAGYPGTMALLPSLVWRFSDMAIGNLAPADHVRKPLDRDRYRLQHVAMDLDHDACYRAISLRDARFDGRLFTAVKTTGIYCRPICPARTPRSENIIFFGTAAAAQEAGFRPCLRCRPETAPDLGAWRGTSNSVSRALALIELGALDSGDVEALAGRLGLGERQLRRLFRQHLGASPIAVAQTRRVLLAKQLIHETRLPMAEIAFASGFGSIRRFNETFLALFGRPPGDLRRRAGPDISAGSQGEVSLRLRYQPPYDWPAMLAFLSARAIAGIEHVEGQTYWRSIALDGVQGVLSVSPADGNALAATIRFPRLSALPAIIARLRRVFDLAADPRAITAHLAEDPALAPLVSARPGLRVPGAWDGFELAMRAVLGQQITVAAAIRLAGRLVQAHGMPLAEPTGHLTHVFPTPDVLAVADLRTLGMPASRAATLSAVAAAVVADPDLFGATRELDEAVDRLRAIKGVGQWTAHYIALRQLREPDAFPAADIGLMRAMADQDGRRPAANELMARAERWRPWRAYAAQHLWASE
- a CDS encoding ROK family transcriptional regulator → MATSTGGGTNLGHARAFNRRVVLETIRLHGPLSRADITRRTGLSVQTISNIAEELAAAGMLREEGRRQGGRGAPALDLALNPEGGFTFGLSIDHRRLVVVLVDLSGRQRHQSTIAIDGLKPDAVLPVIARTVRAMAAKEGAARERIWGAGVAMPMVFEDGAPVAFGPSSMPAWQDFPITARLAESLDMPVLVENDATAAAVGEQLYGVGRRLRDFFYIYVGVGVGGGMILSGHPYRGSAGRAGELGHVVVDPGGRACACGNRGCLERYASLSAAQAALGGLAEGEAQVDVQALASSAPALGDWMDLAARHLRTASVIVSNLLDPQAIVIGGIIPEPLLAGLMRRLAADGIPAGPRRIPILQAEVDLETPALGGAALPLFAGLAPALSLMSKPTNETGLAGRPPPA
- a CDS encoding SIS domain-containing protein, which codes for MTMPISAFIREQPGAVDRSIAAAGRFAETWLPPAFDGIALVGSGSSFNALTVARPRFVASRRGAVLVHEPQDFVAELGHRAGRRPLVFVLSQSGASATTIAAARAAVEAGLPTLAITAAAEAPLGATGAELLVMPVGDEPVGPKTKGFLGSVAMLMVLAEALGAPPAPRLTGIGLAPLIEPARAAAAGLAAGLAGADMLIVAGRRAHYGVALEATLKIAEMAGLPTTGLPTEELLHGRLHGLTERGLAIVIAEGAEEVAEAETAAAAMARRGCRVLVMNPAGSPWLPGLALPATPWNALGLTLPFQWLAVALAEARGLKPEVMRHGALSAELAIKTDTRP
- the ogt gene encoding methylated-DNA--[protein]-cysteine S-methyltransferase gives rise to the protein MLVVADDDGCLRAADWQDHEDRMHQLIRRYYGAYAVRLHAATKPSAASQALAAYFDGDLTAIDAIPVATRTTPFQTEVWAALRRIPVGRTMSYGALAAQLGRANAARAVGHANGSNPISIVVPCHRLIGADATLTGYGGGIERKRWLLAHEGVQGLDA